The following proteins are co-located in the Dromiciops gliroides isolate mDroGli1 chromosome 2, mDroGli1.pri, whole genome shotgun sequence genome:
- the LOC122744225 gene encoding 40S ribosomal protein S29-like, with protein sequence MGHQQLYCSHPRKFSQGSRSYHVCLNPHSLICKYGLNMCRQCFCQYAKDISFIKLD encoded by the coding sequence ATGGGTCACCAGCAGCTCTACTGCAGTCACCCTCGGAAATTTAGCCAGGGATCTCGGTCATACCACGTGTGTTTGAACCCACACAGCCTGATCTGCAAGTATGGCCTGAACATGTGCCGCCAGTGCTTCTGTCAGTATGCGAAAGACATCAGCTTCATCAAGTTGGACTAA